A single region of the Enterobacter cloacae complex sp. R_G8 genome encodes:
- a CDS encoding TolC family outer membrane protein, protein MGKMMPYWWLSCCLISVPALSANPAAMINTGQLRETQELPALNGRVAPVVGNAAPGTLQLGDAVNRAVTWHPAISEAVGKLYQQSEEVDVAKSKYYPQINAGMDNGYTHDGDDNGFTPSLVLSLSQMLYDFGKVASQVRAENAGVAQQQANVLVSIDTIAHDTAIAMVEVQTWQQMVDTAKEQLDALSSIGKLTRLRNDEGATSLSDVVQTDARIEGARAQLMQYQASLDSARATLMSFLGWNSLNEVGNDFPQKLARSCDIAEPDDRLVPAVLAAWAQANVAQANLDYANAQMTPTVSLEPEVRHYLNDRYAGNETRDRTQYSAWVKVQMPLYQGGGLTARRNAAGHAVEAAQSTIQRTRLEVRQKLLEARSQVMSLLSTLQIQGRQEALSARTRELYQQQYLDLGSRPLLDVLNAEQEVYQARFTQQQTLGQLHQLQLNCLYNTGQLSHAFDLDNRTIQTVEIQP, encoded by the coding sequence ATGGGAAAGATGATGCCTTACTGGTGGCTCTCGTGCTGCCTGATATCTGTGCCCGCACTCTCCGCTAATCCGGCGGCGATGATCAATACCGGACAACTTCGCGAAACGCAGGAACTCCCCGCCCTGAATGGCCGCGTGGCGCCTGTGGTGGGCAATGCCGCCCCCGGCACGCTGCAGCTTGGCGACGCCGTCAACCGCGCCGTCACCTGGCACCCGGCCATCAGTGAAGCGGTGGGAAAGCTCTACCAGCAGAGCGAAGAGGTGGACGTCGCCAAATCGAAATACTACCCGCAAATTAACGCCGGAATGGACAACGGCTATACCCATGACGGCGATGATAACGGCTTCACGCCATCGCTGGTGCTCTCCCTCTCCCAGATGCTGTACGACTTTGGCAAGGTGGCAAGCCAGGTGCGTGCCGAAAACGCCGGGGTTGCCCAGCAGCAGGCCAACGTGCTGGTGAGCATCGACACCATCGCCCACGATACCGCCATCGCCATGGTGGAAGTGCAAACCTGGCAGCAGATGGTCGATACCGCCAAAGAGCAGCTCGACGCCCTCTCCTCGATTGGCAAGCTGACCCGACTGCGTAACGACGAAGGGGCCACCTCGCTCTCTGACGTGGTGCAGACCGATGCCCGTATCGAAGGCGCCCGCGCCCAGCTGATGCAGTACCAGGCCAGCCTCGACAGCGCCCGCGCCACGCTGATGAGTTTTCTCGGCTGGAACTCCCTCAACGAGGTGGGGAACGATTTTCCGCAAAAGCTGGCCCGCAGCTGTGACATCGCCGAGCCGGACGATCGTCTGGTGCCTGCGGTGTTAGCGGCCTGGGCGCAGGCAAACGTCGCCCAGGCCAACCTCGACTACGCCAACGCCCAGATGACCCCGACCGTCTCACTGGAGCCGGAAGTGCGTCACTACCTCAACGACCGCTATGCGGGTAACGAAACGCGGGATCGCACGCAATACTCCGCGTGGGTGAAAGTGCAGATGCCGCTCTATCAGGGCGGCGGCCTCACCGCCCGGCGCAACGCCGCCGGGCACGCGGTGGAAGCGGCGCAATCCACCATTCAGCGCACCCGCCTTGAGGTTCGCCAGAAGCTGCTGGAGGCACGCAGCCAGGTGATGAGCCTGCTCAGCACCCTGCAGATCCAGGGTCGCCAGGAGGCGCTCAGCGCCCGCACCCGCGAACTGTACCAGCAGCAGTATCTTGATTTGGGCTCACGCCCGCTGCTCGATGTGCTCAACGCCGAGCAGGAGGTCTACCAGGCGCGTTTTACCCAGCAACAGACCCTTGGCCAGCTGCATCAGCTGCAGCTCAACTGCCTCTACAACACCGGGCAGTTGAGCCATGCGTTCGATCTTGATAACCGCACCATCCAGACCGTGGAGATCCAGCCATGA
- a CDS encoding type I secretion system permease/ATPase, which produces MKERDMPQAEPMTDDALAQWAQAFGFIATRYRVACSPGALLAGAPWLKGKPMVPALTQLAREAGLSFQLLTASQQSINSWRLPVVVALNDGRVGVIEHFDGDDTLEVSFFDDQAYTNRLSMTAMLPAIRHVIALRPLAALKDSRVDAYISKYRPDWLYRLVMRDLRPYSWVMLAALFINVLSLSGIVFSMQVYDRVIPAQSYPTLYVLTIGVLIATLFGFVLRVARGHIMDLLGKRSDLRVSDRVFGHALRLRNSAIPRSTGSFISQLRELEQIREMVTSSTISTIVDLPFFLLFVVVLAIIAPQLAWIAPVAAVIMVLPGLLLQKKLAELAKQSAHESTLRNAVLVESVQGLEDIKLMQAENRFLQQWNSYIQITAESGLRTRELTQNLISWGMTIQSLVYAAVIVVGAPMVIDGTLTTGSVVAASMLASRMIAPMATLCGVLARWQQVKAAKEGLDSIMQLPTENQREETPIRQDVLRGHYLFEQAQFRYHPEDPRMALRINRLEIKPGEKVAILGRNGAGKSTLLQAMAGGMDLAGGELRLDNLSLPHLDVADVRRNVGFMTQNARLFYGTLRENITLGMPRATDDEIFAALELTGAASFVQKLPKGLDYPIMENGVGLSGGQRQSILLARMLLRDPNIVLMDEPTASLDEHTEREFIQRLSAWLGHRTLIVATHRVPVLELVERVVVLKEGMLVMDAPKAQALNNSRMQQQQAAAAREWKNENQSA; this is translated from the coding sequence ATGAAAGAGCGTGATATGCCGCAAGCTGAACCCATGACGGATGACGCCCTGGCCCAGTGGGCGCAGGCCTTTGGCTTTATCGCCACGCGCTACCGCGTCGCCTGCTCTCCCGGCGCGCTGCTGGCGGGTGCGCCGTGGCTGAAAGGTAAACCGATGGTGCCCGCCCTCACCCAGCTCGCCCGCGAGGCGGGGCTGTCGTTTCAGCTGCTTACCGCCAGCCAGCAGTCGATCAACAGCTGGCGTCTGCCGGTGGTGGTGGCGCTAAACGACGGCAGGGTCGGGGTAATCGAACATTTCGACGGCGACGATACGCTGGAGGTCAGCTTCTTTGACGACCAGGCCTACACCAACCGTTTGTCGATGACGGCGATGCTGCCCGCCATCCGCCACGTCATCGCCCTGCGTCCGCTGGCGGCGCTGAAGGACAGTCGGGTGGACGCCTATATCTCAAAATACCGCCCGGACTGGCTCTACCGGCTGGTGATGCGCGACCTGCGCCCCTACAGCTGGGTGATGCTCGCCGCGCTGTTTATCAACGTGCTGTCGCTCTCCGGGATTGTCTTTTCCATGCAGGTGTACGACCGGGTCATCCCCGCCCAGTCCTACCCGACGCTGTACGTGCTGACCATCGGGGTGCTGATCGCCACCCTGTTTGGCTTCGTGCTGCGCGTGGCGCGCGGGCACATTATGGATCTGCTGGGCAAGCGCTCGGATCTGCGCGTCTCGGATCGCGTGTTCGGCCACGCCCTGCGGCTGCGCAACAGCGCCATCCCGCGCTCTACCGGGAGCTTTATCTCCCAGCTGCGCGAGCTGGAGCAGATCCGCGAGATGGTCACCTCCTCCACCATCTCGACGATTGTCGATCTGCCCTTCTTCTTACTGTTTGTGGTGGTGCTGGCGATTATCGCCCCGCAGCTGGCGTGGATCGCCCCGGTGGCGGCGGTGATCATGGTTCTGCCCGGTCTGCTGCTGCAGAAGAAGCTGGCGGAGCTGGCGAAACAATCCGCCCATGAATCGACCCTGCGCAACGCGGTGCTGGTGGAGAGCGTGCAGGGGCTGGAAGACATCAAGCTGATGCAGGCGGAAAACCGCTTTTTGCAGCAGTGGAACAGCTATATCCAGATCACCGCGGAATCTGGCCTGCGCACCCGCGAGCTGACACAGAACCTGATCAGCTGGGGGATGACCATCCAGAGCCTGGTTTACGCCGCCGTGATCGTGGTCGGCGCGCCGATGGTGATCGACGGCACGCTGACCACCGGTTCGGTGGTCGCCGCCTCGATGCTGGCCTCGCGCATGATCGCCCCCATGGCGACGCTGTGCGGCGTGCTGGCCCGCTGGCAGCAGGTGAAAGCGGCAAAAGAGGGGCTGGACAGCATTATGCAATTGCCGACCGAGAACCAGCGCGAGGAGACGCCGATCCGCCAGGATGTGCTGCGCGGTCACTACCTGTTCGAGCAGGCGCAGTTTCGCTATCACCCGGAGGATCCGCGCATGGCGCTGCGCATCAACCGTCTGGAGATCAAGCCCGGTGAGAAAGTGGCGATCCTCGGGCGTAACGGCGCGGGCAAATCAACCCTGCTGCAGGCGATGGCGGGCGGGATGGATCTGGCCGGCGGCGAACTGCGGCTCGACAACCTCAGCCTGCCGCACCTCGATGTCGCCGACGTCCGGCGCAACGTCGGCTTTATGACCCAGAACGCGCGGCTGTTTTACGGCACCCTGCGGGAAAACATCACCCTCGGCATGCCGCGCGCCACCGACGACGAGATTTTCGCCGCGCTGGAGTTAACCGGCGCGGCGAGCTTTGTGCAGAAGCTGCCGAAGGGGCTGGACTATCCGATCATGGAGAACGGCGTGGGGCTCTCCGGCGGCCAGCGGCAGTCGATTTTGCTGGCGCGCATGCTGCTGCGCGACCCGAATATCGTGCTGATGGACGAACCCACCGCCTCGCTGGATGAGCATACCGAACGGGAATTTATCCAGCGTCTGAGCGCCTGGCTCGGCCACCGTACGCTGATCGTCGCCACCCATCGCGTGCCGGTGCTGGAACTGGTCGAGCGGGTAGTGGTGCTCAAGGAGGGCATGCTGGTGATGGATGCCCCGAAAGCGCAGGCGCTGAACAACAGCCGCATGCAACAACAGCAGGCAGCCGCCGCAAGGGAGTGGAAAAATGAAAATCAGTCAGCGTGA